In Oryza sativa Japonica Group chromosome 2, ASM3414082v1, the following are encoded in one genomic region:
- the LOC4329329 gene encoding cytochrome P450 CYP73A100, which yields MAASAMRVAIATGASLAVHLFVKSFVQAQHPALTLLLPVAVFVGIAVGAKGGSGGDGKAPPGPAAVPVFGNWLQVGNDLNHRFLAAMSARYGPVFRLRLGVRNLVVVSDPKLATEVLHTQGVEFGSRPRNVVFDIFTANGADMVFTEYGDHWRRMRRVMTLPFFTARVVQQYKAMWEAEMDAVVDDVRGDAVAQGTGFVVRRRLQLMLYNIMYRMMFDARFESVDDPMFIEATRFNSERSRLAQSFEYNYGDFIPILRPFLRGYLNKCRDLQSRRLAFFNNNYVEKRRKVMDTPGDRNKLRCAIDHILEAEKNGELTAENVIYIVENINVAAIETTLWSIEWALAEVVNHPAVQSKVRAEINDVLGDDEPITESSIHKLTYLQAVIKETLRLHSPIPLLVPHMNLEEAKLGGYTIPKGSKVVVNAWWLANNPALWENPEEFRPERFLEKESGVDATVAGKVDFRFLPFGVGRRSCPGIILALPILALIVGKLVRSFEMVPPPGVEKLDVSEKGGQFSLHIAKHSVVAFHPISA from the exons ATGGCGGCCTCCGCGATGAGGGTGGCCATCGCCACCGGGGCGTCGTTGGCGGTGCATTTGTTCGTCAAGTCGTTCGTGCAGGCGCAGCATCCTGCTCTCACCTTGCTGCTGCCAGTGGCTGTGTTTGTCGGCATTGCGGTGGGCGCGAAGGGCGGGAGCGGTGGTGACGGGAAGGCGCCGCCGGGGCCGGCGGCCGTGCCGGTGTTCGGCAACTGGCTGCAGGTGGGCAACGACCTGAACCACCGGTTCCTCGCGGCGATGTCGGCACGGTACGGTCCCGTGTTCCGTCTGCGGCTGGGCGTGCGCAACCTGGTGGTGGTGTCGGACCCGAAGCTGGCGACGGAGGTGCTGCACACGCAGGGCGTGGAGttcggctcccgcccgcgcaaCGTCGTCTTCGACATCTTCACCGCCAACGGCGCCGACATGGTGTTCACCGAGTACGGCGACCACTGGCGACGCATGCGCCGCGTCATGACGCTGCCGTTCTTCACGGCGCGCGTCGTGCAGCAGTACAAGGCCATGTGGGAGGCCGAGATGGACGCCGTCGTGGACGACGTGCGCGGCGACGCGGTGGCGCAGGGCACCGGCTTCGTGGTGCGACGCAGGCTGCAGCTCATGCTGTACAACATCATGTACCGGATGATGTTCGACGCGCGGTTCGAGTCGGTGGACGACCCCATGTTCATCGAGGCCACCAGGTTCAACTCCGAGCGCAGCCGCCTCGCGCAGAGCTTCGAGTACAACTACGGCGACTTCATCCCCATCCTCCGTCCCTTCTTGCGGGGCTACCTCAACAAGTGCCGTGACCTCCAGAGCAGGAGGCTCGCCTTCTTCAACAACAACTACGTCGAGAAGAGAAG GAAGGTGATGGACACTCCGGGAGACAGGAACAAGCTCCGGTGCGCGATCGACCATATCCTTGAGGCGGAGAAGAACGGCGAGCTGACGGCGGAGAACGTGATCTACATCGTGGAGAACATCAACGTGGCCGCCATCGAGACGACGCTCTGGTCCATCGAGTGGGCGCTGGCCGAGGTCGTCAACCACCCGGCGGTGCAGAGCAAGGTCCGCGCCGAGATCAACGACGtgctcggcgacgacgagcccATCACCGAGTCCAGCATCCACAAGCTGACTTACCTGCAGGCCGTGATCAAGGAGACGCTGCGGCTGCACTCCCCGATCCCGCTGCTGGTGCCGCACATGAACCTGGAGGAGGCCAagctcggcgggtacaccatcccCAAGGGATCCAAGGTGGTGGTGAACGCGTGGTGGCTGGCCAACAACCCGGCGCTGTGGGAGAACCCCGAGGAGTTCCGGCCTGAGCGGTTCTTGGAGAAGGAGAGCGGCGTggacgccaccgtcgccgggaAGGTGGACTTCAGGTTCCTGCCCTTCGGCGTGGGCCGCCGCAGCTGCCCGGGGATCATCCTGGCGCTGCCCATCCTGGCGCTCATCGTCGGGAAGCTGGTGAGGAGCTTCGAGATGGTGCCGCCGCCGGGCGTGGAGAAGCTGGACGTGAGCGAGAAAGGCGGGCAGTTCAGCCTCCACATCGCCAAGCACTCCGTCGTCGCCTTCCACCCCATCTCTGCCTGA
- the LOC107276187 gene encoding probable long-chain-alcohol O-fatty-acyltransferase 4, protein MRHAAAAAVPLATTVAMLYARLAASLTGPGPRRLAALLPAMALLPVLPLALPYYSYRGFSAFVFVWLGEFKLLLLAFGHGPLHPALRPLPFVFTAALPVKLVDAAAAAAGASASRPPPAAPAATFKFVVSSAIKVGAMAAIVRVLHAKEEMHRYAAFSLNAVFMYCFLDVVLPALGAAGVALGMEMEPQFDRPYLSASLRDFWGRRWNLVASAVLRAAVYDPVRARSGDPAAGVLAAFLVSGLMHEVVILYLTSRAPTGRVTAFFALHGVCVCAERWWCARQHKREARPQLPRAVAAPLVLGFVAGTAFWLFFPAIYGGGMDDLYLAEIAGFAKGLGLGGSWTGEN, encoded by the coding sequence atgcgccacgccgccgccgccgccgtgccgctggCGACCACCGTCGCCATGCTGtacgcccgcctcgccgcctccctgACCGGCCCTggcccccgccgcctcgccgcgctcctcccGGCGATGGCACTCCTCCCCGTCCTCCCTCTCGCCCTCCCGTACTACAGCTACCGCGGCTTCTCCGCCTTCGTCTTCGTCTGGCTCGGCGAgttcaagctcctcctcctcgccttcgGCCACGGCCCGCTCCACCCGGCGCTCCGCCCTCTCCCGTTCGTCTTCACTGCCGCGCTCCCCGTCAagctcgtcgacgccgccgcggcagcagcAGGCGCGTCGGCGTCGAGGCCACCGCCAGCTGCACCTGCAGCTACGTTCAAGTTCGTCGTCTCGTCCGCCATCAAGGTCGGCGCCATGGCGGCCATCGTCCGCGTCCTCCACGCCAAGGAGGAGATGCACCGCTACGCGGCGTTCTCCCTCAACGCCGTCTTCATGTACTGCTTCCTCGACGTCGTCCTGCCGGCCCTcggcgcggcgggcgtggcGCTGGGCATGGAGATGGAGCCGCAGTTCGACCGGCCGTACCTGTCGGCCTCGCTGCGGGACTTCTGGGGCCGGCGGTGGAACCTCGTGGCGTCGGCGgtgctccgcgccgccgtctaCGACCCCGTCAGGGCGCGCTCCGGCGACCCGGCGGCCGGCGTGCTCGCCGCGTTCCTCGTGTCGGGGCTGATGCACGAGGTGGTGATACTCTACCTGACCTCCCGGGCTCCCACGGGGCGCGTCACGGCGTTCTTCGCGCTCCACGGCGTGTGCGTCTGCGCCGAGCGGTGGTGGTGCGCGCGCCAGCACAAGCGCGAGGCGAGGCCGCAGCTGCCTCGCGCGGTGGCCGCGCCGCTCGTACTGGGTTTCGTCGCCGGCACGGCGTTCTGGCTGTTCTTCCCGGCGATCTACGGCGGCGGGATGGACGACCTGTACCTCGCGGAGATTGCAGGGTTTGCAAAAGGCCTCGGCCTTGGCGGAAGCTGGACAGGGGAAAACTAA
- the LOC4329324 gene encoding cytochrome P450 CYP73A100, with protein sequence MAASVVRVAIATGASLAVHLFVKSFLQAQHPALTLLLPVAVFAGIAVGAKGGNGGDGKAPPGPAAVPVFGNWLHVGNDLNHRFLAAMSARYGPVFRLRLGVRNLVVVSDPKLATEVLHTQGVEFGSRPRNVVFDIFTANGADMVFTEYGDHWRRMRRVMTLPFFTARVVQQYKAMWEAEMDAVVDDVRGDAVAQGTGFVVRRRLQLMLYNIMYRMMFDARFESVDDPMFIEATRFNSERSRLAQSFEYNYGDFIPILRPFLRGYLNKCRDLQSRRLAFFNNNYVEKRRKVMDTPGDRNKLRCAIDHILEAEKNGELTAENVIYIVENINVAAIETTLWSIEWALAEVVNHPAVQSKVRAEINDVLGDDEPITESSIHKLTYLQAVIKETLRLHSPIPLLVPHMNLEEAKLGGYTIPKGSKVVVNAWWLANNPALWENPEEFRPERFLEKESGVDATVAGKVDFRFLPFGVGRRSCPGIILALPILALIVGKLVRSFEMVPPPGVEKLDVSEKGGQFSLHIAKHSVVAFHPISA encoded by the exons ATGGCAGCCTCCGTGGTGAGGGTGGCCATCGCCACCGGGGCGTCGTTGGCGGTGCATTTGTTCGTCAAGTCGTTCTTGCAGGCGCAGCATCCTGCTCTCaccttgctgctgccggtggctGTGTTTGCCGGCATTGCGGTGGGCGCGAAGGGCGGGAACGGGGGCGACGGGAAGGCGCCGCCGGGGCCGGCGGCCGTGCCGGTGTTCGGCAACTGGCTGCACGTCGGGAACGACCTGAACCACAGGTTCCTCGCGGCGATGTCGGCGCGGTACGGGCCCGTGTTCCGTCTGCGGCTGGGCGTGCGCAACCTGGTGGTGGTGTCGGACCCGAAGCTGGCGACGGAGGTGCTGCACACGCAGGGCGTGGAGttcggctcccgcccgcgcaaCGTCGTCTTCGACATCTTCACCGCCAACGGCGCCGACATGGTGTTCACCGAGTACGGCGACCACTGGCGACGCATGCGCCGCGTCATGACGCTGCCGTTCTTCACGGCGCGCGTCGTGCAGCAGTACAAGGCCATGTGGGAGGCCGAGATGGACGCCGTCGTGGACGACGTGCGCGGCGACGCGGTGGCGCAGGGCACCGGCTTCGTGGTGCGACGCAGGCTGCAGCTCATGCTGTACAACATCATGTACCGGATGATGTTCGACGCGCGGTTCGAGTCGGTGGACGACCCCATGTTCATCGAGGCCACCAGGTTCAACTCCGAGCGCAGCCGCCTCGCGCAGAGCTTCGAGTACAACTACGGCGACTTCATCCCCATCCTCCGTCCCTTCTTGCGGGGCTACCTCAACAAGTGCCGTGACCTCCAGAGCAGGAGGCTCGCCTTCTTCAACAACAACTACGTCGAGAAGAGAAG GAAGGTGATGGACACTCCGGGAGACAGGAACAAGCTCCGGTGCGCGATCGACCATATCCTTGAGGCGGAGAAGAACGGCGAGCTGACGGCGGAGAACGTGATCTACATCGTGGAGAACATCAACGTGGCCGCCATCGAGACGACGCTCTGGTCCATCGAGTGGGCGCTGGCCGAGGTCGTCAACCACCCGGCGGTGCAGAGCAAGGTCCGCGCCGAGATCAACGACGtgctcggcgacgacgagcccATCACCGAGTCCAGCATCCACAAGCTGACTTACCTGCAGGCCGTGATCAAGGAGACGCTGCGGCTGCACTCCCCGATCCCGCTGCTGGTGCCGCACATGAACCTGGAGGAGGCCAagctcggcgggtacaccatcccCAAGGGATCCAAGGTGGTGGTGAACGCGTGGTGGCTGGCCAACAACCCGGCGCTGTGGGAGAACCCCGAGGAGTTCCGGCCTGAGCGGTTCTTGGAGAAGGAGAGCGGCGTggacgccaccgtcgccgggaAGGTGGACTTCAGGTTCCTGCCCTTCGGCGTGGGCCGCCGCAGCTGCCCGGGGATCATCCTGGCGCTGCCCATCCTGGCGCTCATCGTCGGGAAGCTGGTGAGGAGCTTCGAGATGGTGCCGCCGCCGGGCGTGGAGAAGCTGGACGTGAGCGAGAAAGGCGGGCAGTTCAGCCTCCACATCGCCAAGCACTCCGTCGTCGCCTTCCACCCCATCTCTGCCTGA
- the LOC4329330 gene encoding uncharacterized protein produces MGDRERRTVFVTVGTTCFDALVKAVDSPQVKEALLEKGYTDLIIQMGRGTYVPSKVSGDGTLQVDYFTFSPSIADYIRDASLVISHAGSGSIFETLRHGKPLIVVVNEDLMDNHQSELAEELATRKHLFCASPQTLGETIQEMDIETLNPYVPGDAKPVVSLINKFFGFPDD; encoded by the exons ATGGGAGATAGGGAAAGACGAACTGTGTTTGTCACAGTAGGGACCACGTGTTTTGATGCTCTTGTCAAGGCAGTAGATTCCCCGCAAGTCAAAGAAGCTCTACTGGAAAAAGGTTATACTGATCTAATAATTCAAATGGGCCGAGGTACATATGTTCCATCTAAG GTCTCAGGAGATGGAACTCTTCAAGTTGATTATTTCACTTTTTCGCCAAGCATTGCTGATTATATAAGGGATGCTTCCCTGGTCATCAGTCATGCAG GTTCAGGAAGCATATTCGAGACGTTGCGACATGGCAAACCTCTAATTGTTGTTGTAAATGAGGATTTGATGGACAATCATCAGAGTGAGTTAGCAGAGGAACTGGCTACAAGGAAACACCTCTTCTGTGCAAGCCCACAAACACTAGGAGAGACGATCCAGGAAATGGACATAGAGACTCTCAACCCTTATGTGCCAGGGGATGCCAAACCAGTTGTATCGCTGATTAACAAGTTTTTTGGCTTCCCAGatgactga